A genomic stretch from Chitinophaga agri includes:
- a CDS encoding phage tail protein, whose translation MENYLGEIRLFPYTQIPTGWVSCSGQTLPIAQNQALFALLGIYYGGNGTTNFMLPNLNGRTIVGTGSSTSGTNYNIGQAAGTETVTLTVSTLPAHSHPVNANNSYDQGSPNTNYFGNPNTPSSPTQPGQNTGTVNLFAPAGGATVSMAPCVTATGGNLPHENRMPYLTLIYCIATQGIFPSRN comes from the coding sequence ATGGAAAACTATCTCGGAGAGATCCGTCTGTTCCCTTATACGCAGATCCCCACAGGCTGGGTGTCCTGCAGCGGACAAACACTTCCTATCGCACAGAACCAGGCGTTGTTTGCCCTGCTGGGTATTTACTATGGTGGTAATGGCACCACCAATTTTATGCTGCCTAACCTGAACGGTCGCACTATCGTTGGTACTGGCAGCAGTACCTCCGGTACGAACTACAACATTGGTCAGGCAGCAGGTACAGAAACAGTGACACTGACGGTCAGCACACTGCCCGCACATTCGCACCCTGTAAATGCCAATAACTCGTACGATCAGGGTAGTCCGAACACCAACTACTTTGGTAATCCGAATACACCCAGCTCTCCCACGCAACCGGGACAGAATACAGGTACCGTCAACCTCTTCGCGCCTGCAGGCGGTGCTACGGTCAGCATGGCCCCTTGTGTTACTGCTACGGGAGGCAACCTTCCACATGAGAACAGGATGCCCTACCTGACACTGATATACTGTATCGCCACACAGGGCATATTCCCCTCACGTAACTAA
- a CDS encoding phosphoenolpyruvate carboxykinase (ATP), whose amino-acid sequence MHKYWGFGLLISSTVEFPELMPATSPHTDVTIAIGMVPVIHASATFCTGRITYDIVNDAALLFTVDGIATYYVADGNRIIISPLADDVEPRVLRMFVLAGAMAGILQQRKKIPLHAAGIVTDGGLTLITGHSGAGKSTTLAGLQEKKYPIFTDDITVLHHCADDDRVRGTAAYPMLKLWEQSMQTLQLHDRSFPVMPGMEKYGVFFHQDFDTQHYPIRRIILLATADIDEIRHVQLNGSMAFTQVIQHIYKPVLFRQPAVRAVCFHMISAMTRQAVTHCVTRPLQSDPAELLTVVKSLL is encoded by the coding sequence ATGCATAAATATTGGGGCTTCGGCCTGTTGATCTCATCCACTGTTGAATTTCCGGAGCTGATGCCCGCCACGTCCCCGCACACGGACGTGACCATTGCCATCGGTATGGTGCCGGTCATACACGCGTCCGCTACCTTTTGTACCGGACGTATCACCTACGATATTGTCAATGACGCAGCGTTACTGTTCACCGTCGACGGTATAGCGACCTATTATGTTGCCGACGGCAACAGGATCATCATCTCGCCACTGGCTGATGATGTGGAACCCAGGGTGCTCAGGATGTTTGTACTCGCTGGCGCCATGGCGGGTATTCTTCAGCAGCGCAAAAAGATCCCATTACATGCCGCCGGCATCGTAACAGATGGTGGGCTTACGCTTATCACCGGTCACTCCGGAGCCGGCAAGTCGACGACACTGGCAGGATTGCAGGAAAAAAAATACCCGATATTCACAGATGATATTACCGTGCTGCACCACTGTGCTGATGATGACCGGGTGAGGGGCACTGCAGCTTATCCGATGCTGAAGTTATGGGAGCAGTCCATGCAGACCCTCCAGCTGCACGACCGCTCTTTCCCGGTAATGCCGGGTATGGAGAAATACGGCGTTTTCTTTCACCAGGACTTCGATACACAGCATTATCCCATCCGGAGGATTATCCTCCTGGCTACAGCAGATATTGATGAAATAAGACATGTGCAGCTGAATGGAAGTATGGCCTTCACACAGGTCATACAGCATATTTACAAACCGGTACTTTTCAGGCAACCAGCCGTTCGGGCCGTTTGTTTTCATATGATCAGCGCGATGACACGACAGGCAGTCACCCATTGTGTCACAAGGCCACTGCAGAGTGATCCGGCTGAATTATTAACCGTTGTAAAGTCCCTGCTGTAA
- a CDS encoding PqqD family peptide modification chaperone, whose translation MSESVQLPLCKETVIRRNERNFLVSRVGEEVVLMDIHNGEYIGLNAVGSVIWEKLEQPVAVHDVVHALMQEYAISMQLCEQETLLFLQKMMQHRMLIVD comes from the coding sequence ATGTCAGAAAGTGTACAATTGCCCCTTTGTAAAGAAACGGTCATACGACGGAATGAGCGTAATTTTCTTGTAAGCCGGGTAGGAGAAGAAGTCGTCCTGATGGACATCCACAATGGGGAATATATAGGTCTCAATGCTGTGGGCAGCGTTATCTGGGAAAAACTGGAACAGCCTGTAGCGGTCCATGATGTAGTACATGCTTTGATGCAGGAGTATGCGATCAGCATGCAGCTCTGCGAGCAGGAAACCCTTCTTTTTCTTCAAAAGATGATGCAGCACAGGATGCTGATCGTTGACTGA
- a CDS encoding lasso peptide biosynthesis B2 protein: MKKVFTATLLFTEAWCWLGVARLLLVFMPFRKIVPLLGDSIPADPTAPVTKTIRPQRIRAAIRRAAACAPWRTKCFEQALAGKLMLRYRKLPGVVFFGVNKNGNKMNAHAWLECNGIIVTGHTGIDEYTVIARFKS; encoded by the coding sequence ATGAAAAAGGTCTTTACTGCCACGTTATTATTCACAGAAGCCTGGTGCTGGCTGGGCGTTGCCCGTCTGCTACTGGTTTTTATGCCATTCAGGAAAATTGTACCCCTGCTGGGAGACAGTATACCGGCCGACCCGACCGCACCAGTGACGAAGACGATCCGCCCCCAAAGGATCCGGGCCGCTATCAGGAGGGCCGCTGCCTGTGCCCCCTGGCGAACGAAATGTTTTGAACAGGCGTTGGCTGGTAAACTGATGCTGCGCTACCGGAAACTGCCTGGCGTTGTTTTTTTCGGTGTCAATAAGAACGGGAATAAGATGAATGCACATGCATGGCTGGAATGCAATGGCATCATTGTCACCGGTCACACCGGCATAGATGAGTATACTGTTATCGCCCGTTTTAAAAGCTGA
- a CDS encoding asparagine synthase-related protein: protein MSSIFGIIYKNGRPVSPEEAAAITQAVQHAGVGKCTPWIDDNVLIGQCPHAPAASIPADLLIADELLVAADVRIDNRGYMLDNLPADRSYTDQQLLLSAYRKWGMLALHHLEGEYAFCAWDIEQRRLFLATDHMGFRPLYYYNSDDVFIFSSSLKAVLAVKPKPHVFNAECLINYHFRQGDAADTYTKDVYAFCGGNYLTLHGRKIHMAKYWNPLPGRYKLDSLDDCTEALKELLLTAIRNRIMPDRPIGITLSGGLDSSSIACLLARELFRQNKPLYSFSSVLSENAAGNDERAYIDIIGRRYPNIIQTYVDAPDAGPFEGTLDAFSCDETIPNSFFYMDHAILRAAREEGVGILFTGYGGDHWVSWQGNPVIYNMLCKGYWMDAYDLIMEFAETENIHPFQVAKRELAPHTLLYQTLRGAQKKKMRDTALHPSFLRKYGSALDFRPVRDITAFMTDNIISGRTGQFLGMLNGRNNAYGMESAVPLLDRHIVELMMDMPEEAFIFNGHKRSLLRHTMEGVLPEDILWRKDKGRYSPDFPQRITAGLPKAAEVMRNQEYAMVFDRYLSKEAIRRLAGGDELSMIRMTQGIICSMVLTSLQKNGYVFDDNFS, encoded by the coding sequence ATGAGCTCCATTTTTGGTATTATATATAAGAACGGTCGGCCTGTTTCCCCGGAAGAAGCCGCTGCTATCACCCAGGCGGTGCAGCACGCCGGTGTCGGTAAGTGTACGCCCTGGATAGATGATAATGTGCTCATCGGACAATGTCCCCATGCACCGGCAGCCAGCATACCTGCTGATCTGCTTATAGCTGACGAGCTGCTGGTGGCTGCTGATGTCCGGATAGACAACCGCGGGTATATGCTGGATAATCTGCCGGCTGACAGGAGTTACACCGATCAGCAGCTGCTGTTGTCCGCCTACCGTAAATGGGGCATGCTGGCACTCCACCACCTGGAAGGGGAATATGCATTCTGCGCATGGGATATTGAACAGCGCCGCCTTTTCCTGGCGACTGACCATATGGGGTTCCGGCCGCTTTATTATTATAACTCCGACGACGTATTTATTTTCAGTTCAAGTCTGAAAGCAGTACTCGCCGTGAAGCCGAAACCACATGTGTTCAATGCGGAATGCCTCATCAACTATCATTTCCGGCAGGGGGATGCCGCGGATACATATACGAAAGATGTCTATGCTTTTTGTGGTGGTAATTACCTGACCCTGCATGGTCGGAAAATACACATGGCGAAATACTGGAACCCACTTCCGGGAAGATATAAATTAGACTCGCTGGATGATTGTACGGAAGCATTAAAAGAACTGCTGCTCACAGCCATCAGGAACAGGATCATGCCTGACCGCCCGATAGGAATTACACTCAGCGGCGGACTGGACTCCTCGTCCATCGCCTGTTTGCTGGCGCGTGAACTGTTCCGGCAAAACAAACCGCTGTATTCATTTTCTTCTGTTTTGTCTGAAAATGCTGCAGGAAACGATGAGCGTGCCTATATTGATATCATTGGCAGGCGCTATCCGAATATAATACAGACGTATGTAGACGCCCCGGATGCGGGTCCGTTTGAAGGCACACTCGATGCCTTCAGTTGTGATGAAACCATTCCAAACAGCTTCTTCTATATGGATCATGCTATCCTGCGTGCCGCCAGGGAAGAGGGCGTAGGTATATTGTTCACCGGTTACGGAGGCGATCACTGGGTATCCTGGCAGGGCAATCCTGTCATTTATAATATGCTATGTAAAGGCTATTGGATGGACGCTTATGACCTCATCATGGAGTTTGCGGAAACGGAAAACATCCATCCCTTCCAGGTAGCTAAAAGAGAACTGGCGCCGCACACACTATTATACCAGACACTACGCGGTGCGCAAAAGAAGAAGATGCGGGACACTGCATTGCATCCTTCCTTTCTGCGTAAATACGGATCAGCACTCGACTTCAGACCTGTAAGGGATATCACGGCCTTTATGACCGACAATATCATCAGTGGCCGTACGGGGCAGTTCCTGGGGATGCTGAACGGCCGGAACAACGCTTATGGAATGGAGTCAGCAGTGCCACTGCTGGACCGCCATATCGTCGAACTGATGATGGACATGCCGGAAGAGGCATTTATCTTCAATGGACATAAGCGTAGTCTGCTGCGCCATACCATGGAAGGTGTACTGCCGGAAGATATATTATGGCGAAAGGATAAAGGCCGGTACTCGCCCGATTTCCCGCAGCGTATCACTGCCGGCCTGCCCAAGGCTGCCGAAGTGATGCGCAACCAGGAATATGCGATGGTGTTTGACCGTTACCTGAGCAAAGAAGCTATCCGGCGTTTAGCCGGTGGGGATGAGCTGTCTATGATCAGAATGACACAGGGTATCATATGTAGCATGGTACTCACGTCATTACAAAAAAATGGCTATGTATTTGATGATAACTTTTCTTAA
- a CDS encoding methionyl-tRNA formyltransferase — MKIGIISGGDHFIPLAYTLASQGLQVCIFFSPTEDLAAQQKVQAFIQAARLPMQMEKNVTTDVYEWLDAVRPETVFVYGYRYLLDIKRFAGIPAFNIHPGPLPCFRGPSPVFWQLKTGQPTLGFTIHVLSEKFDAGQVVWTKTIPDQPHYTYAAVNQLCSQYCIEGVMGIIAMLRQRMPLPAISAGNKQAGYHKRPQLHDILINWEQMTATEICNLIRACNPWNKGAMTIFNGQELKLMDGALTATHTNTHPGTVIIQDKVMEIVCAGGRTIRTNMLYVYEGYVPAYYADQFGVRHGVKLG; from the coding sequence ATGAAAATAGGTATCATTTCCGGCGGGGATCATTTCATCCCGCTCGCCTACACACTTGCAAGCCAGGGCTTGCAGGTGTGTATTTTCTTTTCTCCCACGGAGGATCTTGCTGCACAGCAGAAAGTACAGGCATTTATACAGGCAGCGCGGCTACCCATGCAGATGGAAAAAAACGTCACCACGGATGTATATGAATGGCTGGATGCTGTTCGTCCGGAGACTGTATTCGTATATGGCTACCGTTATCTGCTGGATATAAAACGTTTTGCAGGTATTCCTGCATTTAACATTCATCCGGGGCCGTTACCTTGCTTCCGGGGGCCATCGCCGGTGTTCTGGCAACTGAAAACAGGGCAGCCCACACTTGGGTTTACCATACATGTATTGTCAGAAAAGTTTGATGCGGGCCAGGTCGTATGGACAAAGACAATACCTGATCAGCCACACTACACGTATGCGGCAGTTAACCAGTTATGCAGCCAGTACTGCATAGAAGGCGTCATGGGCATAATAGCGATGCTTAGGCAACGTATGCCGTTACCTGCGATCAGTGCCGGTAACAAACAGGCCGGCTATCATAAACGGCCACAGCTGCACGATATACTGATCAACTGGGAGCAGATGACTGCCACAGAAATATGTAACCTGATACGGGCTTGCAATCCCTGGAATAAAGGGGCGATGACTATCTTCAACGGGCAGGAACTGAAGTTAATGGACGGCGCCCTCACAGCTACTCACACAAACACCCATCCAGGTACAGTTATTATACAGGATAAGGTTATGGAAATAGTCTGTGCAGGCGGCCGCACAATCAGAACAAACATGCTGTACGTCTACGAGGGCTATGTGCCTGCATACTATGCAGACCAGTTCGGAGTACGACATGGTGTAAAATTGGGATGA
- a CDS encoding dual specificity protein phosphatase family protein: protein MGTNRDCQQESAGFAIIHACKEPCHRQAVGYKGNLKSSHPSYLMHLHGDRHLYLNMVDMDQELMPQYTHPIIERCMLFMDRHLTDKKVLVHCNWGISRSPSIALLYMARKKAISSDTYEIARHQFSTIYTAYSPGKGIEGYMEKYWTNLLQI, encoded by the coding sequence GTGGGAACGAATAGAGACTGCCAACAGGAATCCGCCGGCTTTGCCATCATTCATGCGTGTAAGGAACCCTGTCATCGTCAGGCGGTTGGATACAAAGGCAACCTGAAATCCAGTCACCCTTCCTACCTGATGCATCTGCATGGCGATCGTCATTTATACCTCAATATGGTGGACATGGACCAGGAGCTGATGCCGCAATATACCCACCCTATCATTGAAAGGTGCATGCTGTTCATGGACCGTCATCTAACGGACAAGAAGGTACTGGTACACTGTAACTGGGGTATCTCCCGCTCCCCTTCTATCGCCCTGTTATACATGGCACGCAAAAAAGCAATAAGCAGTGATACTTATGAGATAGCCAGACATCAGTTCAGTACTATTTATACTGCGTACAGCCCGGGCAAAGGCATCGAGGGCTATATGGAGAAATACTGGACGAACCTGCTGCAGATTTAA
- a CDS encoding phage tail protein, with amino-acid sequence MADAYVGEIRAFAFNFVPSGWLPCNGSTYPIQSNAPLFAILGTSYGGNGTTTFAVPDLRGVAALGISLQNSSFNAPGIKGGSETVTLTTATIPAHNHMMQAVVRTSQAQTAAAISQPGTNAYLTNGFSTGANRGIVVYSNNQGGTTLNPQSLSPTGGTTPHANMDPYLAMTYCICASGVFPQHP; translated from the coding sequence ATGGCAGATGCATATGTAGGCGAAATAAGAGCCTTTGCATTCAATTTTGTCCCCTCGGGCTGGCTTCCCTGTAACGGAAGTACCTACCCCATTCAAAGTAATGCCCCCCTATTCGCGATCCTTGGTACCAGTTATGGCGGCAATGGTACGACTACCTTTGCAGTACCTGATCTGCGCGGTGTAGCCGCTCTGGGCATCAGTTTGCAGAATTCCTCGTTCAATGCACCTGGTATAAAGGGCGGCAGTGAAACTGTCACACTGACTACGGCAACCATACCTGCGCACAACCACATGATGCAGGCTGTTGTACGTACCAGTCAGGCACAGACCGCCGCAGCGATCTCCCAGCCTGGTACGAATGCCTATCTCACCAATGGTTTTAGTACCGGTGCAAACAGGGGGATAGTTGTGTATTCCAATAACCAGGGCGGTACGACGTTAAATCCGCAAAGCCTTAGTCCAACCGGCGGTACCACACCACATGCGAATATGGACCCCTATCTGGCAATGACTTACTGTATTTGCGCCAGTGGCGTTTTCCCTCAGCACCCCTGA
- a CDS encoding CotH kinase family protein: MTRTNYLLLLLLCVALYACKKEASPLIDQHIADVIPSASKEILSFTFKASNNAEQLIKDVECHVYDDHVTGCIPYLSTNKSLIATFKTSGISVTVDGVPQVSDTTINDFSKPVTFVVKAADNTTKSYTVQLHTFTGLPIFYIETEAPVISKEDYVKGKLTIDANTQYPQTVTDLALEMRGRGSSTWMMPKKPYRIKFSNKTELLGMPAAKKWVLLANFADKTLLRNYVALEIGKRFEAAFTPRARFVEVILNGEYLGNYLLTDQVEIGPTRVNIPELKPTSPASDISGGYLLEVDERLDETVWFRSLLQVPFTVKSPENITAAQLAYISNYMQQIENVLYSPSFNDPVEGYTKYINTATFINWFLVNELLKNNDAIFFSSVFLYKDRNAKLSMGPIWDFDLALGNISYNGNNLPQGWWVKNAVWINRLFDDPAFVQQVKDRWNMLKSTQVNTLYTFINETAAQLKYSQQENFNKWDVLYNYTWPYAVPAGSYASEVQYMKEWLSKRVKWMDTAINAL; the protein is encoded by the coding sequence ATGACCAGGACCAACTACCTCCTACTGTTACTGCTATGCGTAGCTTTATACGCCTGTAAAAAAGAAGCATCGCCCCTGATAGACCAGCATATAGCTGATGTGATCCCTTCTGCTTCGAAAGAAATATTGTCATTTACATTTAAGGCGAGCAACAATGCTGAACAGTTGATAAAGGATGTGGAATGCCACGTCTATGATGATCACGTCACGGGTTGCATCCCCTATCTGAGTACCAATAAATCACTGATCGCCACTTTTAAGACCAGCGGCATCAGCGTGACCGTCGATGGCGTACCACAGGTCAGCGACACGACCATCAACGACTTCAGTAAACCCGTGACCTTCGTTGTGAAAGCTGCTGACAATACCACGAAAAGCTATACGGTACAGCTGCATACCTTCACAGGTCTGCCTATTTTTTATATTGAAACGGAAGCACCCGTTATATCAAAAGAGGACTACGTAAAAGGAAAGCTGACCATCGACGCTAATACACAATATCCGCAAACGGTGACTGATCTGGCCCTCGAAATGAGAGGCCGGGGCAGCAGCACCTGGATGATGCCTAAAAAACCTTACCGGATAAAGTTCAGCAACAAAACAGAGCTACTCGGCATGCCAGCTGCCAAAAAGTGGGTGCTCCTGGCCAACTTCGCCGATAAAACGCTGCTAAGAAATTATGTGGCACTGGAAATAGGCAAACGCTTTGAAGCGGCATTTACACCACGGGCACGGTTCGTCGAAGTCATTCTGAATGGTGAATATCTGGGCAACTACCTGCTAACTGATCAGGTAGAGATCGGTCCTACCCGTGTTAATATTCCGGAGTTAAAACCAACATCCCCTGCGAGTGACATCAGCGGAGGCTATTTGCTGGAAGTTGATGAACGGCTGGATGAGACAGTCTGGTTCAGGAGCCTGCTACAAGTGCCCTTCACAGTTAAATCACCTGAAAACATTACTGCCGCGCAACTGGCGTACATCAGTAACTATATGCAGCAGATAGAGAATGTATTATATAGCCCTTCGTTTAATGATCCTGTTGAGGGATATACTAAATATATCAATACAGCAACATTCATCAACTGGTTCCTGGTAAATGAACTGCTCAAGAACAATGATGCGATCTTTTTCAGTAGTGTATTTCTGTATAAGGACCGTAATGCGAAACTGTCTATGGGACCAATATGGGACTTTGACCTGGCGCTCGGGAATATCAGTTACAATGGGAATAACCTGCCGCAGGGATGGTGGGTGAAAAATGCGGTATGGATAAACAGGCTCTTTGATGATCCCGCTTTTGTGCAACAGGTGAAGGACAGATGGAATATGCTGAAATCGACACAGGTAAACACCTTATATACATTCATAAATGAAACCGCAGCGCAATTAAAATATTCGCAGCAGGAGAATTTTAATAAATGGGATGTATTGTATAATTATACCTGGCCATACGCAGTTCCAGCTGGTTCCTATGCGTCAGAGGTACAATATATGAAAGAGTGGTTATCCAAACGGGTGAAGTGGATGGACACCGCGATCAATGCGCTTTAA
- a CDS encoding phage tail protein, with the protein MDNYLGEIRLFGGNFAPVGWSVCNGALLSIAEYEALFTLIGTQYGGDGITTFALPDMRVRIAVSMGQISPSGGSGSYMLGQAAGTQNVTLLTTNIPNHTHGLVAVNTAATTGSPSNNMLAVTNGNNNTGPTAYPDVNLYTTLPLPGGGTTVPNALMDPMSIGPAGGTQAHNNMMPYVTVNYIIALFGIYPSH; encoded by the coding sequence ATGGATAATTATCTGGGAGAGATCAGACTATTTGGTGGCAACTTTGCTCCTGTCGGCTGGTCAGTTTGCAATGGCGCATTACTGTCTATCGCTGAATATGAGGCGCTGTTTACACTGATCGGCACACAATATGGCGGAGACGGCATCACGACGTTCGCGCTACCTGATATGCGGGTAAGGATCGCCGTCAGTATGGGACAAATCAGTCCGTCAGGCGGCTCCGGCAGCTATATGCTGGGGCAAGCGGCAGGCACACAGAATGTCACACTGCTGACCACCAACATCCCTAACCATACACATGGACTGGTAGCGGTGAATACTGCTGCGACAACCGGCTCTCCTTCCAACAATATGCTCGCTGTCACTAACGGCAATAATAACACAGGTCCAACGGCTTACCCGGATGTTAACCTGTATACGACACTGCCCTTACCCGGAGGCGGCACCACTGTGCCCAATGCACTGATGGACCCCATGTCTATCGGTCCTGCAGGTGGCACACAGGCGCATAACAACATGATGCCATACGTCACTGTCAACTACATCATTGCCCTCTTTGGCATATATCCGAGTCACTAA
- a CDS encoding nucleotidyltransferase family protein, whose translation MLHNEVTVVFLCCRVYLQTSTISDLKTFIHGHTIRWQAVYELCARHRVRPVVFHVLSRIPEAVPKDTWQQFKQYCRNLFVFAADRQIEAARIIELLQQQGIKARLYKGTDFSLLLYNDISMREFTDMDIIIPEDALLRVKATMEGEGYEMDQADYFSRYPAHFSKHLKDLSFGKRCSRGKRFSFEFHYRPTRALTGFPYSFTELLGEDYLSRSYTSQDYYSLMLLNNGASDFYPHLRSLLDMVLLYRKGPATVPGALQPFDILWKQLAATSLGIDTGGQAAMTTRAGKLLLKRLQHPAMQGKYTFLEQAYLHLISARPLSGKVHIVRQHLAHLVRPNGNDVKGLKLPYFLYYFTKPVRLAANMLKRQE comes from the coding sequence ATGTTACACAACGAAGTCACTGTAGTATTCCTATGCTGCAGGGTATACCTGCAAACAAGCACCATTTCCGATCTTAAGACCTTCATACACGGGCATACGATCCGGTGGCAGGCGGTATATGAACTCTGTGCCCGGCATAGGGTCAGGCCCGTCGTATTCCATGTATTGAGTCGAATACCGGAAGCAGTACCCAAAGACACCTGGCAACAGTTTAAGCAATACTGCCGCAATCTGTTTGTGTTTGCTGCCGACCGGCAGATAGAAGCTGCCCGCATTATAGAGTTACTTCAGCAGCAGGGTATCAAAGCGCGTTTGTATAAAGGAACGGACTTCTCACTGCTGTTGTACAATGATATCAGTATGCGGGAGTTTACCGACATGGATATTATCATACCGGAGGATGCGCTGCTACGGGTGAAAGCGACCATGGAGGGAGAAGGGTACGAAATGGACCAGGCGGATTATTTCAGCCGGTATCCGGCACATTTCAGCAAGCATCTGAAAGATCTTTCCTTCGGGAAACGTTGTTCGCGGGGAAAGCGGTTCAGCTTTGAATTTCATTACCGGCCGACCCGTGCTTTAACAGGCTTTCCATATAGCTTTACGGAACTGCTGGGAGAGGATTACCTGTCGCGGAGCTATACCAGCCAGGACTACTATTCCCTCATGCTGCTGAACAACGGGGCCAGCGATTTCTATCCGCATCTGCGGTCACTGCTGGACATGGTTTTGTTATACCGGAAAGGACCCGCAACCGTTCCCGGGGCATTGCAGCCATTTGACATCCTCTGGAAACAGCTGGCAGCTACATCACTGGGCATTGATACAGGGGGGCAGGCCGCTATGACCACTCGCGCCGGTAAACTGCTACTCAAACGTTTACAGCATCCTGCCATGCAGGGGAAATACACGTTCCTGGAACAGGCGTATCTCCATCTTATTTCAGCGCGGCCCTTATCGGGTAAGGTGCATATTGTAAGACAGCACCTGGCGCACCTGGTCCGTCCGAATGGGAACGACGTAAAAGGGCTTAAACTGCCCTATTTCCTGTATTATTTCACTAAACCGGTGAGACTAGCGGCGAATATGCTGAAACGGCAGGAATAA